Genomic segment of Chloroflexota bacterium:
ACGTCGGCGAGCACGAGATCCGGGGGGGACTGACGGATGAGCGCCAGCGCCTCCTGCCCATCGGCGGCGGCGGACACGTCGTAGCCCTCGTGCTTGAGCCGCAAGGTGGCCAGCTTCAGTTGCACCGGATCGTCGTCCACGACCAGGACGCGACGCGTCGTGGTCGGAGGGGTGGTGACCGGTGGCCGAGCGTGGATGTAGCTGCGGACCGTCATCACCAGATGGGACGGCTCCACCGGCTTGAACAGGAAGTCGGTAAATCCGGCCTTGAGGCGCTGGGCGAGCTCCATCTCGGAGAGAAAGCCCGACATCGCGATCACCGGGATGTTCGCCCCGGCCGGGCGCGCACGGATCGCGCGCACCAGCTCGATGCCGCCGATGTCGGGCAGGACCATGTCCTGGAGCACCAGGTCCGGCCGGCGCTGCTCCAGGGCCTCGAGACCCGACCGCCCGTCCTCGGCCTCGACGACGTCGTATCCTTCGACGTTGAGCGCGACGCGGGTGAGCTTGCGGGTGATGGCGTTGTCGTCGATCGCCAGGATGGTCGGTCGTGCCATGGTGAAGTCCCCCCTCAGGATGCGCGGCGCAGGGAGTCTGGGCTTCGTGGGAAGGATGCGGGCGGGCTATCCGGCATTGCGTCCGCCAGCTGACCGATCGCCGCTCATGCTGCTCGATGTCCGACCGGTCGCATCACCCGCGGGAGCGTCGCGTAAAAGACGCTGCCGACGCCGGACGTGCCGGTGACGCCGACTTCGCCGCCCTGGGCCTCGACCATCCGCTTGGTGAACGCGAGCCCCACCCCCGGTGCCCAGGTATTGCTTGCCTGTCCCGGAGTCGCGCTGCTGATGCCCGACGAACAGGCGTCCGCGCTCCCCCGTCTGGATGCGGATACCGGTGTCTTCCACCTCGATGCGGTACCAGTCGGCGTCCTGTGACCCCGCCCGGACGATGACCTGCCCGTTGTCGGGCGTGAACTTGATCGCGTTGGAGAGGTAGTTGTAGAGAATCTGCTTGAGCCTGGACGCGTTGGTGACCACGGACCGGACGGACGGGTCGACCTGCGCATCGATCTGCAGCGGCTTCTCCGGCGCGATCGTTCGCACGATGTCGCGGATGGCGCCCATGGCCAGCACGCCGTCGGGCGTTTGAACGGGGCTGAGGCTGATCTCGACCGGAAACTCGGTGCCGTCTCGTCGCCGACCAGAGAGCCCCCGGCCGGCGCCCATCGGCCTCACGGCGGAATTGGCGAGGAAGCCGTCACGGTAGCCTGCGTGCGTGGCCCGGCGCCGCTCCGGCGCGAGGGTCTCGACCGCCTGACCCAGAAGCTGGCCCGGCTCGTAGCCGAAGAGGGTCTCGGTCTGCTTGTTGACGTACACGATCCACCCCCGCTGATCGACGATCACCAGCCCGTCCGGCGCCGACTCCAGCAGTTGGTGGCTTACCTCTGGATCGAATTCTGGAGACATCTCCCGCTGGCCGGCCGATCGGTCCATCGTCAGCTCCTCGAGCCGTTGAGGTATCCGGCCACGATGGCCGGGAGCGTCTGCGTGTCGATCGGCTTGGGGATGTAACCGTCGCAGCCGGCCGCCAGCATCCGCTCCTCGTCGCCCTTCATGGCGTACGCGGTGAGAGCGAGGATGATGATGTCATGCGTGACCTGGTCGGCTTTGAGACGGCGGGTGAGCTCGAGGCCATCGATGCCGGGGAGCTGGATGTCCATGAGGATCAGCTGGGGACTGAAGCTGCCGATCGTCGCGAGAGCCTCGACCGCGTCGGCGGCGACGCGTACGTCGTAGCCCTCGACCCGGAGCGTGACCTGCGCGAGCTTGAGGTTCACGGCGTTGTCGTCGACGATGAGAACGCGCCCGCCCGTCATTATGATCCGTTCTCCTTCAGCGCCGCGTCCGCGGCGCGTCGCCGAGGAGCGGCGGTCTTCGGCGCAGAGCCGGCCGCGCGCGTCGAACGCTGCGGAACCCAGTTTTTGATCTCGGCGAGCAGCCGCTCGGTGGCCTCTTCGCCTTTCAGGACAATCCCCTGCGCGGACATCTGGAGCTGGCGGCGGTCCGCGGTGGTCAGGTCCTTGCTGGTCAGGATGATGACCGGCACCCGGCGGCCGGCCGGGCTCCGGCGCAGGGCATACAGAAACTCGAAGCCATCCATGTTGGGCATGAGCAGGTCGAGGACGATGGCCGCGGGCGCTTTTCCCTTGATCGCTTCCAGGCCGGCCTTCCCATCGGCGACGCACACCGGATCGAACCCGTGGTCGGCCAGCACCTCCCGAAGCACATCCCGCACCGACTGGTCGTCGTCGATCACCAGGATCGAGGCTGATCCGTTCGGCTGGGCGCCGCTGCGGCCGATGGCCGCCAGCAGCTCTTCGCTCTTCACGGGCTTGAGCAGATAGTCGTGGATCGCGAAGCCCAGCCCGAGATCAGCCTGGGCGATGACGGTCACGACGACGACCGGCGTCTCCGCGTTGTTGGTCCGGGTGCGGATCTCCTGCAACACCCGGGATCCGGGCAGGTCGGGCAGGAGCAGATCGAGGGTGATGGCGTCGAACACGCGCCGCTGGCAGTGGGAGATCGCCTCCGCGGCGGTCGCGGCGTAGGTGACGGCGTATCCTGCCTCGCCCAGGATGCGGCCCAGCCACTCCCGGTCGGTCGGGTTGTCATCGATGACCAGGATATTGGGGCCCGCCACTGCGGAGGTAGGGGTCGGCGGGCGGGCCAGATTCTCCTCATCCAGCCGCCGCATCACGCGCGGTAGCACGGCAGAGAAGGTGCTGCCGTTGCCCGGGGCGCTGACCACGCCAACCTCACCGCCCTGCGCCTCGACCATGCGCTTGGTGAGCGCCAGGCCCAGGCCGGTGCCCTGGTACTTCTTGGCGATGCTGGCATCGAGCTGCTGGAACTCCACGAAGAGGCGGTTCATCTCCTCGGCGGCGATCCCGATGCCGCTGTCCTGCACCTCGATCCGATACCAGTCGGGGCCCTGCGGGACGACGCGCACGGCGACGCTGCCCTCATTGGGGGTGAACTTGAGCGCATTGGAGAGGTAGTTGTAGAGGATCTGCTTGAGCCGAGCCGGATCGGCGACGACGGACAGCACGCTCGGGTCGACCTCGACCGCGATCTGGATTAGCTTACTGGCGGCCAGCGTGCGCAGGACGTCGCGCACCTCGGCGACGATCTGATCGACCTGGACCGGCTCGGGGTTGAAGTCCATGCGCCCCGATTCCACTTTGGCCAGATCGAGCACGTCGTTGATGAGCTGGAGCAGGTGGCGCGAGCTCGTCAGGATGTCGCCCAGGTACTCCTTGTGCTCGTCTGAGACCGGGCCCACCCTTCCGTCGTGCATGAGCTGCGCGAATCCGATGATCCCGTTGAGCGGTGTCCTGAGCTCGTGGCTCATGTTCGCGAGGAACTCGCTCTTGAGGCGGTTGGCTTCCTGCACGCGTCGGTACTGCTCCTCGAGCTCCTCATTCTTCCGCTGGAGCTGCTCCTCGAGCTGCTTCTGCTCAGTAATGTCCTTGGAGATGAGGACGTACCCGATGGGCACGCCCGTCGAGTCGCGCCGCAGCGTGATCGCGACCGAGGCGGTGAACCGGTCGCCACTCTTGCGCACCCGCTCGAAGACGCCCTCGGCCTTACCGGTGCTCATAGCGGTCTGCAGGATCGCGGCAACGCGGCCGGACTCCACATCCTCGGGCACGTGCAGGAGCTGCGCCTTCCGGCGACCCACCATCTCCTCGGCCGTATAGCCGTAGTTCCGGCGGGCCCCCTCGTTCCAGGCCAGAATCTGGCCCTCGAGGTCCATCGCGACGATGGAGTACTCCGTCGAGCTCTCTAGCACGTTGTTCATGAACGACGTGGTCTCCATCAGCTCGCGGTTCTGCTCGCGGATCTGCTCTTCCAGCCGCTTTTGGTCCGTGATATCGCGGGCGGCCGCGAACACCCCCCGCAGCC
This window contains:
- a CDS encoding response regulator — encoded protein: MTGGRVLIVDDNAVNLKLAQVTLRVEGYDVRVAADAVEALATIGSFSPQLILMDIQLPGIDGLELTRRLKADQVTHDIIILALTAYAMKGDEERMLAAGCDGYIPKPIDTQTLPAIVAGYLNGSRS
- a CDS encoding PAS domain S-box protein translates to MDRSAGQREMSPEFDPEVSHQLLESAPDGLVIVDQRGWIVYVNKQTETLFGYEPGQLLGQAVETLAPERRRATHAGYRDGFLANSAVRPMGAGRGLSGRRRDGTEFPVEISLSPVQTPDGVLAMGAIRDIVRTIAPEKPLQIDAQVDPSVRSVVTNASRLKQILYNYLSNAIKFTPDNGQVIVRAGSQDADWYRIEVEDTGIRIQTGERGRLFVGHQQRDSGTGKQYLGTGGGARVHQADGRGPGRRSRRHRHVRRRQRLLRDAPAGDATGRTSSSMSGDRSAGGRNAG